Proteins found in one Epinephelus fuscoguttatus linkage group LG4, E.fuscoguttatus.final_Chr_v1 genomic segment:
- the si:dkey-234i14.6 gene encoding uncharacterized protein si:dkey-234i14.6 — MDGLQAEKAGVGGTGENAEERYRALAYDTALSTLVAVAVYVVVKVSLDGIRQWRARISVLIVGSGPVGLTAALVAVRSGKVLKLTVLDERYRTALLCRPQQIALDPRSVKFLLGLGVDFDNMEGCWHNEHFFTRIGVFQEYMLSILEQKKQKVDVKVQLGTKFTEEYLRRIPRNEWPRVIVVADGSCGDSCSVLGISSDYTVESCHAYGANATIERLDQRQVPTPEIRAHSLYFDLSAYGVEALREHRNPTAKPGFHLKIYGTFRNRYMALVCPASDTKMVRFLRHTANSSIMKNIFHQSFNVYKTDIEPRLNDVTLHHMQCSRRLFEIQLSHRRISAAYIEGDNVAVTVEGEAARVLNFDTGCGVNLGMRGLESMGTFIYRTATAVDQNDILEALSAKMQHSRQVAETFKQTGLAQSLYE; from the exons ATGGACGGGCTGCAGGCGGAAAAGGCTGGAGTTGGCGGCACCGGGGAAAACGCAGAGGAGAGGTACCGCGCTCTCGCCTATGACACCGCGCTGAGCACTCTCGTGGCAGTGGCCGTGTACGTGGTGGTCAAAGTGAGCCTTGATGGCATCAGACAGTGGCGGGCCAGGATCTCGGTGCTCATCGTGGGTTCGGGACCCGTGGGGCTGACGGCCGCGCTTGTCGCTGTCCGCTCCGGTAAGGTGCTGAAACTGACCGTGCTGGATGAGAGGTACCGAACTGCCCTGCTGTGCCGGCCCCAGCAGATCGCCCTGGATCCCCGCAGCGTGAAGTTTCTGCTGGGACTCGGGGTGGACTTTGATAACATGGAGGGCTGCTGGCACAACGAGCATTTCTTCACCAGGATAGGCGTGTTTCAGGAGTACATGCTGAGCATCCTGGAGCAGAAGAAACAGAAGGTGGACGTCAAGGTGCAGCTGGGGACCAAG TTTACAGAGGAATACCTTCGGCGGATCCCACGGAATGAGTGGCCACGTGTGATTGTAGTGGCTGATGGGTCATGTGGCGACTCCTGCTCGGTGCTGGGCATCAGCTCTGACTACACTGTGGAGTCCTGCCATGCCTATGGAGCTAACGCAACTATAGAGAGACTAGACCAGAGACAG GTACCCACTCCTGAGATCCGAGCCCACAGCCTTTACTTCGACCTGTCCGCTTACGGAGTAGAGGCCCTCCGAGAGCACCGAAATCCCACGGCCAAACCTGGCTTCCACCTGAAGATTTATGGCACCTTCAGAAACCGCTACATGGCCCTTGTCTGCCCCGCCTCTGACACCAAGATGGTTCGCTTCCTCAGGCACACGGCCAACTCCTCT ATCATGAAGAACATTTTCCACCAGTCCTTCAATGTCTACAAGACGGACATAGAGCCTCGTCTCAACGACGTGACGCTCCATCACATGCAGTGCAGCCGCCGTCTTTTTGAGATTCAGTTGTCACACAGACGCATCAGCGCTGCCTACATAGAGGGTGACAATGTGGCGGTCACTGTGGAGGGGGAGGCGGCACGTGTCCTCAACTTTGACACAG GTTGTGGGGTGAATCTAGGCATGCGAGGTCTGGAGTCAATGGGGACGTTCATTTACCGGACAGCCACAGCTGTGGACCAGAATGATATTCTAGAGGCACTGTCAGCTAAAATGCAGCACTCCAGACAGGTGGCTGAGACCTTCAAGCAGACAGGCCTGGCTCAATCATTGTATGAATGA